A region of the Oncorhynchus tshawytscha isolate Ot180627B unplaced genomic scaffold, Otsh_v2.0 Un_contig_8682_pilon_pilon, whole genome shotgun sequence genome:
ATAGGTGAGATAGGTTTATGAACTTTACATTAATCATTTAGATAACTGGATTCATTGTTTAGGATACAGGAAGCATGACAAGTTCAATCTTCATTTTGGGACCCTGAAAGTCAAAAACAAATACACTGTTATTTAGTTACAAAGTTACCTGAGTGTCCATCACTGACATCAACATAATTTGTTTGATTGACATCTATTATTGGTTTTGATTGATAAGAGGTCGTACTCACAGGTGATTGGTCCGATGGTGAGGGGTtcgagggggacagagggggtgaCAGAGCGGTATTTCCTTTTGGTGCACATCTGAGGAGAGAGACGAGAAGGagtcagagagaccagacactgagaccagagagagtcagagagaccagacactgagacagagagacgagatggagtcagagagaccagacactgagacagagagacgggaaggagtcagagagaccagatactgagacagagagataagaaggagtcagagagaccagacactgagacagagagacgagaaggagtcagagagaccagacactgagacagagagacgagaaggagtcagagagaccagacactgagacagagacgGAAGGAGTCAGAGAGACcagatactgagacagagagactcaggAGAGTCAGAAACCACCACACACAAACTGagtgagaccagagagagaccacagactgagtgagaccagagagagaccacagactgagtgagaccagagagagaccacagactgagtgagaccagagagagaccacagactgagtgagaccagagagagaccacagactgagtgagaccagagagagaccacagactgagtgagaccagagagagaccacagactgagtgagaccagagagagaccagacagagcgGATGAGTCAGCGGGAAAGATGCAGGACTCACTGGAGTGCAGGAGGAGCTCCTCTGGTCACACAGGCTGAGTCTGCAGTGCAGGAAGACGTCCCGGTAGTCCCCCTGGTACAGGAACAGCAGAGCAGAGAAGCGAGCCCTGAGAGACGAGCCGctctcctccaccctcacctGACGGAATTCAGTCGGACATCTAGGAAACAGGGAGGACCAGGGTTTAGGTTAGATAATGCAACAAAAAATACACAAACATTAGGGTTCGGTTCCCAGACACAGAATAAGCCTGATCCTGGAGTTTAAAGCAATGGAGAAGCtccatgtaaagtgttagtccagGACcagacttaatctgtgtctgggaaaaccTCCTCCATATGTTCCTTGAGTATAAACCAAGACACCTGCACACATACTTGTTCTGAATGATGTAGTATCGCATGATGTCTTTAGGGTCGGGGGATTGTGTGGCATAGCAGTCCTCCAGAACGACCACGAAACGCTCCGTCTCGGACTCCTCTACGGACACGCCCACGTGCAGCACGGAACCCACCGGCAAGGTGACTCCGCCCACTGGGTAAGCCTTTGTGAAGTCGTCGCTGTGGTACAGAGTCATGTTGGAGCCCACTCTGGAGCCCTTACCGACTGTGGAACCCTTCAGCCTGTCAAATGGGCCAATAGGAGATTTGGTTTTGTTAGATTCCAAATAAACAGAGTAGAAAACTCACGGACGTTTAGTAAAGCtgaaaccaagtttattcacccactgggtcatacagcAGCATAAGGCAacgacatgtttccaccagtggtagtatatatatagaccccaatgtgggtggagcatcctccttccctctaaacatgacgtttccaccagtggtagtatatatattgACCTCAATGTGGGGtgagcatcctccttccctctaaacatgacatgtttccaccagtggtagtatatatattgACCCCAATGTGGGGtgagcatcctccttccctctaaacatgacatgtttccaccagtggtagtatatatagaccccaatgtggatagagatcctccttccctctaaacatgacatgtttccaccagtggtagtatatatattgACCTCAATGTGGGGtgagcatcctcc
Encoded here:
- the LOC121843800 gene encoding pancreatic secretory granule membrane major glycoprotein GP2-like (The sequence of the model RefSeq protein was modified relative to this genomic sequence to represent the inferred CDS: added 203 bases not found in genome assembly), translated to MSLYRDSNYTQPYPAGQPVTLIVGSSLHVGVSVEESETERFVVVLEDCYATQSPDPKDIMRYYIIQNKCPTEFRQVRVEESGSSLRARFSALLFLYQGDYRDVFLHCRLSLCDQRSSSCTPMCTKRKYRSVTPSVPLEPLTIGPITWSQNED